A genomic stretch from Maniola jurtina chromosome 26, ilManJurt1.1, whole genome shotgun sequence includes:
- the LOC123878757 gene encoding serine/threonine-protein kinase 10 isoform X1, whose translation MSFFNNLKKVLHLGGGNDAKKKKVFSNIRDNCDPADNWDMIGELGDGAFGKVYKAQHKVTGQLAAAKMCVLDNEDDLADFTVEIDILSECRHPNVVELHEAYFIDNKLWMLLEYCDGGALDSVMSELEKGLNESQIAYVCREMCRGLEFLHSRRVIHRDLKAGNVLATMLGGVKLADFGVSAKNKSTLQKHDTFIGTPYWMAPEVVLCETFRDNPYDFKVDIWSLGITLIEFAQIEPPNHEMTPMRVLLKIQKSDPPSLEQPSRWSKAFNDFVAKALVKDPEKRPTATDLLKHEFVSGDLDSKPLRDLLLEYRAEVVEEELLDDDSEEHRSSQMHVDMEDDSTSVRSGDTPDIKMSEAEPSAGATPVPVAARAAPPSPCAASPAPHAAHTPQTPTKRALPDDAPAADRRPPAPKKEKGPAPPPPAVTAAPPPSPPSPGPHAQAARPTRKQPAPPPPAPITPTTPTVPTPMSQAPTPSTPPSAIAGHIVEQVCREAEKVVEEKSDKTTDKTQLKDVEVKPKPDNRIATPEPSEDRLNGLMDLEQSVREVDKTSPKSEKSSPKVDKTSPKADKASPKVDKISPKVDKSSPTVDKISPNVDKTSPIVDKSSPTVEKVSPNVDKTSHKVDKISSHVDKISSDIKKIEGFKRSSIEINDINVDVNKSPDVKKMDVSKSNIDVNKTSLDINVKTSTDSPKSPEKHDNKSKVDVRKSADDVRLENRNDFKRRSTDINIMKFNEMSRSSVEINKSDVKAEIRAINDLIRGDKKERSRSSSTEIDTKRVSAEVSKIESRSRSVDDTDRSSVRLRRSDEYSRSGSIEEQEIEKETPNAVEIRSVTPPPSRDCGAVSLLAQQAVTVVAVSAEPNSLAAAPIGLVTVTTTHPPVLNTAAPLPHNAVTISTTPPMDEVVVVRASSSSDDDAFAPSSLDSLDCTTCYAEKSRGRRLDSSEVLILSHGAGDSGVFDDSQHNHLNLDTSHVSVVTVGEEVQVRDSSAPTPRTPHNQRPSRLSPDSFESGRSQSDSGSVASERSRRGDADSLATTATSASHDSHHLLNGAARVNSENQTIDTEEVVLRRKPQDGQPNRMQRSKEDIHMANLKKKTRKRTRKFEIDGVIVTTTTSKVIWGDEESGRTWDDHALRKQELREIKMLQKQEQKQFQDLNAKEHQLREQQDKRFEAELASLARAHEADLDTLARAQRAAAERAEQQLETELRQHAKRLRTEHERDLRHFRDTLKQELRLLKQEVELVAKERRKETYRQRRTRLDAEHASRERAFVASLADAGDAILRRVHDKHRERQALADRQYLQQRHQIMRTREAALWELEEKQIHERHQLAKRQLKDEFLLRRHQMLVRHDKELEQIKRKNSRKEEELAKCQALEKRSLPKRIRAEQKAREMMFRESLRIGAAPASAEDDRERLKKFQENEKRRYRAEQQRLATKHAKAREELKAQGEALLRELEQYQNEKRKALMNHESGKMKAIEERYAHELKEWRATLADRKANLIKAFEKHLDDHEKKFGLKIPDRSVYLDVPWPKNVLQHVLTAYHQRNSFIGSLSRSRTSLNLISASNTPNMDRRRSISPMSVRQTKSAVSSLTNTAKRGKLSKPQRYGSTSNLKLVSEKISGFSVFNNSEIRREPIMAYEESHIQKIDEEPRKLERSKPVERTPINSRVKKYNRQSLSDQMFKQVNEDPILKRSISQQSLKQDIALEAVVIDMPSLDGRYDTYKSVASSSTQSSEGEERGLSRWGAFRGSNSYSNAPDVPVSQLSTLNLKAVADKKDSHDSVV comes from the exons AtgtctttttttaataatctcaAAAAG GTGCTGCACCTCGGCGGCGGCAATGACGCCAAGAAGAAGAAGGTGTTCAGCAACATCCGCGACAACTGCGACCCCGCCGACAACTGGGACATGATCGGCGAGCTTGGCGATGGCGCTTTTGGCAAA GTATACAAAGCGCAGCACAAGGTAACCGGGCAGCTCGCCGCGGCCAAGATGTGCGTTCTGGACAACGAGGACGACCTCGCTGACTTCACCGTGGAGATCGACATCCTCTCCGAGTGCCGCCATCCCAACGTCGTCGAGTTACACGAGGCCTACTTCATAGACAACAAGCTGTGG ATGCTCCTAGAGTACTGCGATGGTGGCGCGCTGGACTCCGTTATGTCGGAGCTGGAGAAGGGGCTGAACGAGTCGCAGATCGCATACGTGTGCAGGGAGATGTGTCGCGGGCTGGAGTTCCTGCACTCTCGCCGCGTCATACACCGCGACCTGAAGGCCGGCAACGTGCTGGCTACCATGCTGGGCGGCGTCAAGCTTG CTGACTTCGGCGTGTCAGCCAAGAACAAGTCGACTCTCCAGAAGCACGACACGTTTATCGGGACGCCATACTGGATGGCGCCGGAGGTGGTGCTTTGCGAGACCTTCCGAGATAACCCTTATGATTTCAAG GTCGACATCTGGTCCCTAGGTATAACGTTAATAGAGTTCGCGCAAATTGAACCTCCAAACCACGAGATGACTCCAATGAGAGTGTTGCTCAAGATCCAGAAAAGCGACCCGCCAAGCTTGGAGCAACCCTCGAGGTGGAGCAAAGCGTTCAACGATTTCGTGGCCAAGGCGCTGGTCAAG GACCCAGAAAAAAGGCCCACAGCGACCGACCTCCTTAAACATGAGTTTGTTTCCGGTGACCTTGACTCCAAACCCTTACGGGATCTTCTGTTGGAGTACCGAGCTGAAGTGGTGGAAGAAGAATTACTGGATGATGATTCAGAG GAACACCGCAGCTCTCAGATGCATGTGGACATGGAAGATGACTCCACGTCCGTGAGGTCGGGCGACACGCCGGACATCAAGA TGTCAGAGGCGGAACCGAGTGCGGGCGCGACGCCAGTCCCGgtggcggcgcgcgcggcgcccCCGTCGCCGTGCGCCGCCTCCCCCGCGCCCCACGCCGCGCACACCCCGCAAACCCCTACCAAGCGCGCGCTGCCCGACGACGCGCCGGCCGCTGACAGGAGACCGCCG GCACCAAAGAAGGAGAAAGGTCCCGCGCCCCCTCCCCCAGCCGTCACGGCCGCGCCTCCCCCCTCGCCCCCCTCCCCGGGCCCGCATGCGCAAGCTGCGCGTCCCACACGCAAGCAACCCGCACCGCCGCCGCCTGCGCCCATCACGCCTACCACACCCACTGTGCCCACGCCCATGTCACAAGCGCCCACGCCGTCCACGCCGCCGTCCGCCATCGCAGGACACATCGTGGAGCAG GTATGCCGAGAAGCAGAAAAGGTGGTGGAAGAAAAATCTGACAAAACAACAGACAAGACACAACTCAAGGATGTAGAAGTGAAACCAAAGCCTGATAATAGAATAGCTACCCCAGAACCTTCTGAAGACAGACTCAATGGCCTCATGGACCTTGAACAGAGTGTCAGAGAAGTCGATAAAACTAGTCCAAAATCTGAGAAATCCAGTCCAAAAGTTGACAAAACGAGTCCTAAAGCCGACAAAGCAAGTCCAAAGGTTGACAAAATAAGTCCAAAAGTCGACAAAAGTAGTCCAACAGTCGATAAAATAAGTCCAAATGTCGACAAAACGAGTCCAATAGTCGACAAAAGCAGTCCAACAGTCGAAAAAGTTAGTCCAAATGTCGACAAAACGAGTCACAAAGTCGACAAAATTAGTTCACATGTCGACAAAATAAGCTCAGACATCAAAAAAATAGAAGGCTTCAAAAGATCTAGCATAGAAATCAATGATATTAATGTAGATGTCAATAAAAGTCCGGATGTCAAAAAAATGGACGTCAGCAAGTCAAACATAGATGTTAACAAAACTAGTCTTGATATAAACGTCAAAACGAGTACAGACTCGCCCAAATCACCTGAGAAACACGATAACAAATCCAAAGTGGATGTTCGAAAGAGTGCAGACGATGTCAGACTCGAGAATAGAAACGATTTTAAAAGAAGAAGCACTgatataaatataatgaaattcaatgaaatgaGCAGATCTAGTGTTGAAATTAACAAATCTGATGTCAAAGCTGAAATTCGTGCGATCAACGATTTGATAAGGGGTGATAAGAAGGAGCGGTCGAGATCGAGTTCCACGGAGATTGATACGAAGCGTGTGAGTGCGGAAGTGAGTAAGATAGAGTCGCGGTCTCGCTCTGTAGATGACACGGACAGGAGTAGTGTGCGACTGAGACGCAGCGATGAGTACTCCCGCTCTGGCTCTATTGAGGAGCAGGAGATTGAGAAAGAGACGCCCAATGCGGTGGAGATACGGTCTGTCACG CCGCCTCCATCTCGAGATTGTGGTGCAGTGTCGCTGTTAGCTCAGCAAGCGGTCACAGTAGTGGCGGTGAGCGCTGAGCCTAACTCCTTAGCCGCGGCGCCCATCGGCCTTGTTACTGTCACCACCACGCATCCACCAGTGTTGAACACTGCAGCACCG CTACCACATAATGCGGTGACAATATCCACCACTCCACCGATGGACGAAGTGGTGGTGGTCAGAGCCAGTTCTTCCTCAGATGACGACGCCTTCGCGCCATCTTCGTTGGACTCACTGGATTGCACCACTTGCTACGCAG AAAAGAGTCGAGGCAGAAGGCTAGACAGCAGTGAAGTGTTAATACTTAGTCATGGGGCCGGCGATTCCGGAGTCTTCGACGACAGCCAACACAACCATCTCAATCTG GATACGTCTCATGTATCAGTGGTGACGGTCGGCGAGGAGGTCCAAGTGCGGGACTCCTCCGCTCCCACGCCGCGAACGCCTCACAACCAAAGGCCGTCGAGACTCAGTCCAGATAGTTTTGAGAG TGGCAGATCACAATCGGATAGCGGGTCGGTGGCGTCGGAAAGGTCGCGTCGCGGCGACGCGGACTCGCTGGCCACCACCGCCACCAGTGCGTCACACGACTCCCACCATTTGCTCAACGGTGCTGCCAG GGTGAACTCGGAGAATCAAACGATAGACACGGAAGAGGTGGTGCTAAGAAGGAAACCTCAAGACGGACAGCCTAATAGAATGCAGAG ATCCAAAGAAGATATCCACATGGCTAATCTCAAGAAGAAGACGAGAAAACGCACGAGAAAGTTCGAGATCGATGGAGTCATTGTCACCACCACCACTTCCAAA gttATCTGGGGCGACGAAGAGAGCGGTAGGACGTGGGACGACCACGCGCTTCGCAAACAGGAGTTGCGCGAGATCAAGATGCTGCAGAAGCAGGAGCAGAAGCAGTTCCAGGACCTCAATGCTAAGGAGCACCAGCTCAGGGAGCAACAGGACAAGAG GTTCGAAGCGGAACTAGCGTCGCTCGCGCGAGCGCACGAGGCCGACCTCGACACGCTCGCTCGAGCGCAGCGAGCGGCCGCCGAGCGAGCCGAGCAACAGCTGGAGACGGAACTGAGGCAGCACGCCAAGCGACTGCGCACCGAACACGAGCGGGACCTGCGGCACTTCCGGGACACGCTCAAGCAGGAGCTGCGGCTGCTCAAACAG GAGGTGGAACTAGTGGCCAAAGAGCGTCGGAAAGAGACGTACAGACAGCGGCGGACGCGACTGGACGCGGAGCACGCGAGTCGCGAGCGCGCCTTCGTCGCGTCGCTCGCGGACGCGGGGGACGCGATACTGCGTCGCGTGCACGACAAGCATCGAGAGCGGCAGGCGCTTGCTGACCGCCAGTATCTACAGCAGAGGCATCAG ATAATGCGTACCAGAGAGGCTGCGCTGTGGGAATTGGAAGAGAAGCAGATCCACGAGAGGCACCAGCTCGCAAAGCGTCAGTTGAAAGACGAGTTCCTGCTGAGAAGACACCAGATGCTCGTCCGGCATGACAAGGAGTTGGAGCAGATCAAACG GAAAAACAGTCGAAAAGAGGAGGAATTAGCCAAGTGCCAAGCGTTAGAAAAACGCTCGCTGCCGAAACGAATCCGCGCCGAGCAGAAAGCGCGCGAGATGATGTTCCGCGAGTCGCTGCGTATCGGCGCCGCGCCCGCCTCCGCCGAGGACGACCGCGAGAGGCTCAAGAAG TTCCAGGAGAACGAGAAGCGCCGGTACCGGGCGGAACAACAGAGGTTGGCTACCAAGCACGCTAAGGCGAGGGAGGAGCTCAAGGCGCAAGGGGAG GCGCTTCTCCGCGAGCTGGAACAGTACCAGAACGAGAAGCGTAAGGCCCTCATGAACCACGAGAGTGGCAAGATGAAGGCCATCGAGGAGAGGTACGCGCACGAGCTCAAGGAGTGGCGCGCCACCCTCGCGGACAGGAAGGCG AACCTGATTAAGGCCTTCGAGAAGCACCTAGATGATCACGAGAAGAAATTCGGCCTAAAAATACCCGATCGGAGCGTATACCTAGATGTACCGTGGCCCAAAAACGTCTTACAACACGTACTAACAGCTTACCATCAGAGGAACTCGTTTATCGGATCGCTTTCCAGATCGCGGACGAGTCTTAACCTCATATCCGCATCCAACACTCCAAACATGGACAGAAGGAGGAGCATAAGCCCTATGTCGGTCAGACAAACGAAATCCGCCGTCTCCAGTTTAACTAACACGGCGAAACGCGGGAAACTTTCCAAACCACAAAGATACGGGTCCACATCCAACCTCAAACTGGTCTCCGAAAAAATATCCGGTTTCTCAGTCTTCAATAACTCCGAAATCCGACGCGAACCCATAATGGCGTATGAGGAATCACACATCCAAAAGATAGATGAAGAGCCACGGAAGTTGGAAAGATCCAAGCCAGTTGAACGGACTCCTATTAACTCACGCGTCAAAAAGTATAACAGGCAGAGTTTAAGCGATCAAATGTTCAAACAGGTTAACGAAGACCCGATATTAAAACGTAGCATATCCCAACAGAGTTTGAAACAGGATATAGCTTTGGAAGCTGTGGTCATAGATATGCCATCTCTAGATGGGAGGTACGACACGTATAAAAGCGTTGCCAGTTCTAGCACTCAGAGTAGTGAGGGGGAAGAGAGGGGTTTGAGCCGTTGGGGCGCCTTCAGGGGGTCCAATAGTTACTCGAACGCTCCTGATGTGCCTGTCAGTCAGTTGTCCACACTCAATTTGAAGGCTGTAGCTGATAAGAAGGATTCGCACGATTCAGTCGTCTAA
- the LOC123878757 gene encoding serine/threonine-protein kinase 10 isoform X2, translated as MSFFNNLKKVLHLGGGNDAKKKKVFSNIRDNCDPADNWDMIGELGDGAFGKVYKAQHKVTGQLAAAKMCVLDNEDDLADFTVEIDILSECRHPNVVELHEAYFIDNKLWMLLEYCDGGALDSVMSELEKGLNESQIAYVCREMCRGLEFLHSRRVIHRDLKAGNVLATMLGGVKLADFGVSAKNKSTLQKHDTFIGTPYWMAPEVVLCETFRDNPYDFKVDIWSLGITLIEFAQIEPPNHEMTPMRVLLKIQKSDPPSLEQPSRWSKAFNDFVAKALVKDPEKRPTATDLLKHEFVSGDLDSKPLRDLLLEYRAEVVEEELLDDDSEEHRSSQMHVDMEDDSTSVRSGDTPDIKMSEAEPSAGATPVPVAARAAPPSPCAASPAPHAAHTPQTPTKRALPDDAPAADRRPPAPKKEKGPAPPPPAVTAAPPPSPPSPGPHAQAARPTRKQPAPPPPAPITPTTPTVPTPMSQAPTPSTPPSAIAGHIVEQVCREAEKVVEEKSDKTTDKTQLKDVEVKPKPDNRIATPEPSEDRLNGLMDLEQSVREVDKTSPKSEKSSPKVDKISPNVDKTSPIVDKSSPTVEKVSPNVDKTSHKVDKISSHVDKISSDIKKIEGFKRSSIEINDINVDVNKSPDVKKMDVSKSNIDVNKTSLDINVKTSTDSPKSPEKHDNKSKVDVRKSADDVRLENRNDFKRRSTDINIMKFNEMSRSSVEINKSDVKAEIRAINDLIRGDKKERSRSSSTEIDTKRVSAEVSKIESRSRSVDDTDRSSVRLRRSDEYSRSGSIEEQEIEKETPNAVEIRSVTPPPSRDCGAVSLLAQQAVTVVAVSAEPNSLAAAPIGLVTVTTTHPPVLNTAAPLPHNAVTISTTPPMDEVVVVRASSSSDDDAFAPSSLDSLDCTTCYAEKSRGRRLDSSEVLILSHGAGDSGVFDDSQHNHLNLDTSHVSVVTVGEEVQVRDSSAPTPRTPHNQRPSRLSPDSFESGRSQSDSGSVASERSRRGDADSLATTATSASHDSHHLLNGAARVNSENQTIDTEEVVLRRKPQDGQPNRMQRSKEDIHMANLKKKTRKRTRKFEIDGVIVTTTTSKVIWGDEESGRTWDDHALRKQELREIKMLQKQEQKQFQDLNAKEHQLREQQDKRFEAELASLARAHEADLDTLARAQRAAAERAEQQLETELRQHAKRLRTEHERDLRHFRDTLKQELRLLKQEVELVAKERRKETYRQRRTRLDAEHASRERAFVASLADAGDAILRRVHDKHRERQALADRQYLQQRHQIMRTREAALWELEEKQIHERHQLAKRQLKDEFLLRRHQMLVRHDKELEQIKRKNSRKEEELAKCQALEKRSLPKRIRAEQKAREMMFRESLRIGAAPASAEDDRERLKKFQENEKRRYRAEQQRLATKHAKAREELKAQGEALLRELEQYQNEKRKALMNHESGKMKAIEERYAHELKEWRATLADRKANLIKAFEKHLDDHEKKFGLKIPDRSVYLDVPWPKNVLQHVLTAYHQRNSFIGSLSRSRTSLNLISASNTPNMDRRRSISPMSVRQTKSAVSSLTNTAKRGKLSKPQRYGSTSNLKLVSEKISGFSVFNNSEIRREPIMAYEESHIQKIDEEPRKLERSKPVERTPINSRVKKYNRQSLSDQMFKQVNEDPILKRSISQQSLKQDIALEAVVIDMPSLDGRYDTYKSVASSSTQSSEGEERGLSRWGAFRGSNSYSNAPDVPVSQLSTLNLKAVADKKDSHDSVV; from the exons AtgtctttttttaataatctcaAAAAG GTGCTGCACCTCGGCGGCGGCAATGACGCCAAGAAGAAGAAGGTGTTCAGCAACATCCGCGACAACTGCGACCCCGCCGACAACTGGGACATGATCGGCGAGCTTGGCGATGGCGCTTTTGGCAAA GTATACAAAGCGCAGCACAAGGTAACCGGGCAGCTCGCCGCGGCCAAGATGTGCGTTCTGGACAACGAGGACGACCTCGCTGACTTCACCGTGGAGATCGACATCCTCTCCGAGTGCCGCCATCCCAACGTCGTCGAGTTACACGAGGCCTACTTCATAGACAACAAGCTGTGG ATGCTCCTAGAGTACTGCGATGGTGGCGCGCTGGACTCCGTTATGTCGGAGCTGGAGAAGGGGCTGAACGAGTCGCAGATCGCATACGTGTGCAGGGAGATGTGTCGCGGGCTGGAGTTCCTGCACTCTCGCCGCGTCATACACCGCGACCTGAAGGCCGGCAACGTGCTGGCTACCATGCTGGGCGGCGTCAAGCTTG CTGACTTCGGCGTGTCAGCCAAGAACAAGTCGACTCTCCAGAAGCACGACACGTTTATCGGGACGCCATACTGGATGGCGCCGGAGGTGGTGCTTTGCGAGACCTTCCGAGATAACCCTTATGATTTCAAG GTCGACATCTGGTCCCTAGGTATAACGTTAATAGAGTTCGCGCAAATTGAACCTCCAAACCACGAGATGACTCCAATGAGAGTGTTGCTCAAGATCCAGAAAAGCGACCCGCCAAGCTTGGAGCAACCCTCGAGGTGGAGCAAAGCGTTCAACGATTTCGTGGCCAAGGCGCTGGTCAAG GACCCAGAAAAAAGGCCCACAGCGACCGACCTCCTTAAACATGAGTTTGTTTCCGGTGACCTTGACTCCAAACCCTTACGGGATCTTCTGTTGGAGTACCGAGCTGAAGTGGTGGAAGAAGAATTACTGGATGATGATTCAGAG GAACACCGCAGCTCTCAGATGCATGTGGACATGGAAGATGACTCCACGTCCGTGAGGTCGGGCGACACGCCGGACATCAAGA TGTCAGAGGCGGAACCGAGTGCGGGCGCGACGCCAGTCCCGgtggcggcgcgcgcggcgcccCCGTCGCCGTGCGCCGCCTCCCCCGCGCCCCACGCCGCGCACACCCCGCAAACCCCTACCAAGCGCGCGCTGCCCGACGACGCGCCGGCCGCTGACAGGAGACCGCCG GCACCAAAGAAGGAGAAAGGTCCCGCGCCCCCTCCCCCAGCCGTCACGGCCGCGCCTCCCCCCTCGCCCCCCTCCCCGGGCCCGCATGCGCAAGCTGCGCGTCCCACACGCAAGCAACCCGCACCGCCGCCGCCTGCGCCCATCACGCCTACCACACCCACTGTGCCCACGCCCATGTCACAAGCGCCCACGCCGTCCACGCCGCCGTCCGCCATCGCAGGACACATCGTGGAGCAG GTATGCCGAGAAGCAGAAAAGGTGGTGGAAGAAAAATCTGACAAAACAACAGACAAGACACAACTCAAGGATGTAGAAGTGAAACCAAAGCCTGATAATAGAATAGCTACCCCAGAACCTTCTGAAGACAGACTCAATGGCCTCATGGACCTTGAACAGAGTGTCAGAGAAGTCGATAAAACTAGTCCAAAATCTGAGAAATCCAGTCCAAAAG TCGATAAAATAAGTCCAAATGTCGACAAAACGAGTCCAATAGTCGACAAAAGCAGTCCAACAGTCGAAAAAGTTAGTCCAAATGTCGACAAAACGAGTCACAAAGTCGACAAAATTAGTTCACATGTCGACAAAATAAGCTCAGACATCAAAAAAATAGAAGGCTTCAAAAGATCTAGCATAGAAATCAATGATATTAATGTAGATGTCAATAAAAGTCCGGATGTCAAAAAAATGGACGTCAGCAAGTCAAACATAGATGTTAACAAAACTAGTCTTGATATAAACGTCAAAACGAGTACAGACTCGCCCAAATCACCTGAGAAACACGATAACAAATCCAAAGTGGATGTTCGAAAGAGTGCAGACGATGTCAGACTCGAGAATAGAAACGATTTTAAAAGAAGAAGCACTgatataaatataatgaaattcaatgaaatgaGCAGATCTAGTGTTGAAATTAACAAATCTGATGTCAAAGCTGAAATTCGTGCGATCAACGATTTGATAAGGGGTGATAAGAAGGAGCGGTCGAGATCGAGTTCCACGGAGATTGATACGAAGCGTGTGAGTGCGGAAGTGAGTAAGATAGAGTCGCGGTCTCGCTCTGTAGATGACACGGACAGGAGTAGTGTGCGACTGAGACGCAGCGATGAGTACTCCCGCTCTGGCTCTATTGAGGAGCAGGAGATTGAGAAAGAGACGCCCAATGCGGTGGAGATACGGTCTGTCACG CCGCCTCCATCTCGAGATTGTGGTGCAGTGTCGCTGTTAGCTCAGCAAGCGGTCACAGTAGTGGCGGTGAGCGCTGAGCCTAACTCCTTAGCCGCGGCGCCCATCGGCCTTGTTACTGTCACCACCACGCATCCACCAGTGTTGAACACTGCAGCACCG CTACCACATAATGCGGTGACAATATCCACCACTCCACCGATGGACGAAGTGGTGGTGGTCAGAGCCAGTTCTTCCTCAGATGACGACGCCTTCGCGCCATCTTCGTTGGACTCACTGGATTGCACCACTTGCTACGCAG AAAAGAGTCGAGGCAGAAGGCTAGACAGCAGTGAAGTGTTAATACTTAGTCATGGGGCCGGCGATTCCGGAGTCTTCGACGACAGCCAACACAACCATCTCAATCTG GATACGTCTCATGTATCAGTGGTGACGGTCGGCGAGGAGGTCCAAGTGCGGGACTCCTCCGCTCCCACGCCGCGAACGCCTCACAACCAAAGGCCGTCGAGACTCAGTCCAGATAGTTTTGAGAG TGGCAGATCACAATCGGATAGCGGGTCGGTGGCGTCGGAAAGGTCGCGTCGCGGCGACGCGGACTCGCTGGCCACCACCGCCACCAGTGCGTCACACGACTCCCACCATTTGCTCAACGGTGCTGCCAG GGTGAACTCGGAGAATCAAACGATAGACACGGAAGAGGTGGTGCTAAGAAGGAAACCTCAAGACGGACAGCCTAATAGAATGCAGAG ATCCAAAGAAGATATCCACATGGCTAATCTCAAGAAGAAGACGAGAAAACGCACGAGAAAGTTCGAGATCGATGGAGTCATTGTCACCACCACCACTTCCAAA gttATCTGGGGCGACGAAGAGAGCGGTAGGACGTGGGACGACCACGCGCTTCGCAAACAGGAGTTGCGCGAGATCAAGATGCTGCAGAAGCAGGAGCAGAAGCAGTTCCAGGACCTCAATGCTAAGGAGCACCAGCTCAGGGAGCAACAGGACAAGAG GTTCGAAGCGGAACTAGCGTCGCTCGCGCGAGCGCACGAGGCCGACCTCGACACGCTCGCTCGAGCGCAGCGAGCGGCCGCCGAGCGAGCCGAGCAACAGCTGGAGACGGAACTGAGGCAGCACGCCAAGCGACTGCGCACCGAACACGAGCGGGACCTGCGGCACTTCCGGGACACGCTCAAGCAGGAGCTGCGGCTGCTCAAACAG GAGGTGGAACTAGTGGCCAAAGAGCGTCGGAAAGAGACGTACAGACAGCGGCGGACGCGACTGGACGCGGAGCACGCGAGTCGCGAGCGCGCCTTCGTCGCGTCGCTCGCGGACGCGGGGGACGCGATACTGCGTCGCGTGCACGACAAGCATCGAGAGCGGCAGGCGCTTGCTGACCGCCAGTATCTACAGCAGAGGCATCAG ATAATGCGTACCAGAGAGGCTGCGCTGTGGGAATTGGAAGAGAAGCAGATCCACGAGAGGCACCAGCTCGCAAAGCGTCAGTTGAAAGACGAGTTCCTGCTGAGAAGACACCAGATGCTCGTCCGGCATGACAAGGAGTTGGAGCAGATCAAACG GAAAAACAGTCGAAAAGAGGAGGAATTAGCCAAGTGCCAAGCGTTAGAAAAACGCTCGCTGCCGAAACGAATCCGCGCCGAGCAGAAAGCGCGCGAGATGATGTTCCGCGAGTCGCTGCGTATCGGCGCCGCGCCCGCCTCCGCCGAGGACGACCGCGAGAGGCTCAAGAAG TTCCAGGAGAACGAGAAGCGCCGGTACCGGGCGGAACAACAGAGGTTGGCTACCAAGCACGCTAAGGCGAGGGAGGAGCTCAAGGCGCAAGGGGAG GCGCTTCTCCGCGAGCTGGAACAGTACCAGAACGAGAAGCGTAAGGCCCTCATGAACCACGAGAGTGGCAAGATGAAGGCCATCGAGGAGAGGTACGCGCACGAGCTCAAGGAGTGGCGCGCCACCCTCGCGGACAGGAAGGCG AACCTGATTAAGGCCTTCGAGAAGCACCTAGATGATCACGAGAAGAAATTCGGCCTAAAAATACCCGATCGGAGCGTATACCTAGATGTACCGTGGCCCAAAAACGTCTTACAACACGTACTAACAGCTTACCATCAGAGGAACTCGTTTATCGGATCGCTTTCCAGATCGCGGACGAGTCTTAACCTCATATCCGCATCCAACACTCCAAACATGGACAGAAGGAGGAGCATAAGCCCTATGTCGGTCAGACAAACGAAATCCGCCGTCTCCAGTTTAACTAACACGGCGAAACGCGGGAAACTTTCCAAACCACAAAGATACGGGTCCACATCCAACCTCAAACTGGTCTCCGAAAAAATATCCGGTTTCTCAGTCTTCAATAACTCCGAAATCCGACGCGAACCCATAATGGCGTATGAGGAATCACACATCCAAAAGATAGATGAAGAGCCACGGAAGTTGGAAAGATCCAAGCCAGTTGAACGGACTCCTATTAACTCACGCGTCAAAAAGTATAACAGGCAGAGTTTAAGCGATCAAATGTTCAAACAGGTTAACGAAGACCCGATATTAAAACGTAGCATATCCCAACAGAGTTTGAAACAGGATATAGCTTTGGAAGCTGTGGTCATAGATATGCCATCTCTAGATGGGAGGTACGACACGTATAAAAGCGTTGCCAGTTCTAGCACTCAGAGTAGTGAGGGGGAAGAGAGGGGTTTGAGCCGTTGGGGCGCCTTCAGGGGGTCCAATAGTTACTCGAACGCTCCTGATGTGCCTGTCAGTCAGTTGTCCACACTCAATTTGAAGGCTGTAGCTGATAAGAAGGATTCGCACGATTCAGTCGTCTAA